The following are from one region of the Pogoniulus pusillus isolate bPogPus1 chromosome 33, bPogPus1.pri, whole genome shotgun sequence genome:
- the LOC135189693 gene encoding uncharacterized protein LOC135189693 isoform X5 codes for MREEQMLRNIPHETQVAKEAGSGAKKETFFTCFSCASSSVCLLRCFCLFLWQRSVCFLGWRADHPYYRRLECLQPAVFAARQTPGEDRGHAAVAPIVTPCDLSSCPGCLPVLGAGSEYVVRSAWGVPSFAVLTVGTPRAMEWAQAGDGLLQRSKRVIYEAKAAVMKAGVSHLPPIPS; via the exons atgcgggaggagcagatgctgaggaacaTCCCCCACGAGACgcaggtggccaaagaggctgggtcag GTGCCAAAAAGGAGACCTTCTTCACCTGCTTCTCCTGTGCAAgctcttctgtctgtctgctgagatgtttctgcctgtttctctggcagagaagtgtttgctttttgggctGG CGAGCTGACCATCCGTACTACCgtcgccttgaatgcctccaaccagcagtgtttgctgccagacagacacctggagaagacagaggacatG ctgCGGTGGCTCCGATTGTTACGCCGTGTGATTTATCTTCCTGTCCTGGCTGTCTTcccgtgctgggtgctggcagtgaatACGTGGTGAGGAGTGCTTGGGGTGTGCCATCCTTTGCTGTTCTCACTGTGGGAACTCCAAGAGCCATGGAATGG gcacaggctggtgatGGACTTCTGCAACGAAGCAAGAGAGTCATCTATGAGGCCAAGGCTGCTGTAATG